The proteins below are encoded in one region of Metabacillus dongyingensis:
- a CDS encoding flavodoxin, with protein sequence MKKTLIIYASMSGNTEDIAKLIGKRLQEDEMDVTYEDMDACDSESLRKYDYILAGSYTWGDGDLPYEAEDFYEELSDADFTGKKIGCFGSGDHAYPKFCEAVDLLQGRFAETGADVFTDLLKIEGSPETDEAISECIQFAESFSAWCAKSGRVTMNAS encoded by the coding sequence TTGAAAAAAACTCTTATTATATATGCAAGTATGTCAGGAAACACAGAAGATATCGCTAAACTGATCGGAAAAAGACTTCAAGAAGACGAGATGGATGTTACATATGAAGATATGGATGCTTGTGATAGCGAGAGTCTCAGGAAATACGATTATATACTTGCAGGATCTTATACCTGGGGGGATGGAGATCTTCCTTATGAAGCAGAGGACTTTTACGAAGAACTCTCAGACGCTGATTTTACAGGCAAAAAAATCGGCTGCTTTGGTTCTGGGGATCACGCATATCCGAAATTTTGCGAGGCGGTCGACCTCTTACAGGGAAGATTTGCAGAAACAGGGGCGGATGTTTTTACAGACTTGCTTAAGATAGAGGGTTCTCCTGAAACGGATGAGGCCATTTCTGAATGCATCCAGTTTGCAGAATCTTTTTCTGCATGGTGTGCCAAAAGCGGAAGGGTGACAATGAATGCTTCATAG
- the dapD gene encoding 2,3,4,5-tetrahydropyridine-2,6-dicarboxylate N-acetyltransferase encodes MKMMDANEIISFIQNSTKSTPVKVYVKGDLESIDFGTSTQTFLNGNSGVVFGEWAEIQEALTKNEAKIEDFVVENDRRNSAIPLLDMKGIKARIEPGAIIRDQVEIGDNAVIMMGASINIGSVIGEGTMIDMNVVLGGRATVGKNCHIGAGSVLAGVIEPPSAKPVVIEDDVVIGANAVVLEGVTVGKGAVVAAGAIVIDDVAPYTVVAGTPARKIKEIDEKTKSKTEIKQELRQL; translated from the coding sequence ATGAAAATGATGGATGCAAATGAGATTATTTCATTTATACAAAATAGCACGAAATCGACACCTGTAAAAGTTTACGTAAAAGGTGACTTAGAAAGTATTGATTTTGGTACTTCTACACAAACGTTTTTAAATGGTAACAGCGGGGTTGTTTTTGGCGAATGGGCTGAAATTCAAGAGGCTTTGACAAAAAATGAGGCTAAAATTGAAGACTTTGTTGTGGAAAACGACCGCCGCAACTCTGCGATACCTCTGCTTGACATGAAGGGCATCAAAGCCCGTATTGAGCCAGGCGCTATCATCCGTGATCAAGTGGAAATCGGCGATAATGCTGTTATTATGATGGGTGCTTCAATTAACATCGGTTCTGTCATCGGGGAAGGTACAATGATCGACATGAACGTTGTCCTTGGCGGACGCGCAACTGTCGGCAAAAACTGTCACATTGGTGCAGGTTCTGTACTTGCAGGTGTAATTGAACCGCCTTCAGCTAAACCAGTTGTCATTGAAGATGATGTTGTAATCGGAGCTAATGCAGTTGTCCTTGAAGGCGTTACGGTCGGAAAAGGAGCGGTTGTTGCTGCTGGTGCAATTGTAATTGATGACGTTGCCCCTTATACAGTGGTAGCTGGTACTCCTGCACGCAAGATTAAAGAAATCGACGAAAAAACAAAATCAAAAACAGAAATCAAACAAGAATTAAGACAGCTATAA
- a CDS encoding DUF3231 family protein, with product MEHSPKLVSSEVAALWSAYMQNSMSYCIVQHFANVNEDHDSTDIIQTALTNCSYVVNEVKLIFENENHAIPIGFTQEDVNLKAGRLYSDLFALRYIKYMAAAGTAAAAALLEVLARNDARDFFSKTSQMFMKLYNDACDLLLKKGAFVRSPTIAPMEKAEYLQSETFLSGLIGKHRPLTAIELAHISKNTETNSIGRTFVSGFSQAAKSPEVRKYMERGTEIAAKHETVFRQVLIEDGVPMPSTWDSTISQSIDAPFSDKLMMFQTNSLTAISIAGYGAAIGATLRKDLDGHYTRLVAEIMQYANDGIKLMIENQWMEQPPQNIDREALRNRRV from the coding sequence ATGGAACATAGCCCTAAACTTGTTTCTTCAGAAGTTGCAGCTTTGTGGAGTGCCTATATGCAGAATTCAATGTCTTATTGTATAGTTCAGCACTTTGCCAATGTAAATGAAGATCATGACAGTACAGATATTATTCAAACCGCTCTAACAAATTGTTCATATGTTGTAAATGAAGTCAAACTAATCTTTGAAAATGAAAATCACGCCATACCCATTGGATTCACACAAGAAGATGTAAATTTAAAAGCTGGTCGATTATATTCAGACTTATTTGCCTTGAGATACATAAAATATATGGCTGCTGCTGGAACAGCTGCCGCAGCAGCTTTACTCGAAGTATTGGCGCGAAACGATGCAAGAGATTTTTTTTCGAAAACATCCCAAATGTTTATGAAACTTTACAATGATGCTTGTGATTTACTTCTTAAGAAGGGAGCTTTTGTCCGTTCTCCTACTATAGCTCCAATGGAAAAGGCTGAATACCTTCAAAGTGAAACATTTTTATCAGGATTAATCGGAAAGCATCGTCCGTTAACAGCCATTGAACTAGCCCATATTTCGAAAAATACGGAAACAAACTCCATTGGCAGAACATTTGTCTCTGGCTTTTCCCAAGCTGCTAAATCACCTGAAGTTAGAAAATATATGGAGAGAGGCACGGAGATAGCAGCAAAGCACGAAACCGTTTTTAGGCAGGTTTTAATAGAAGATGGTGTGCCGATGCCAAGTACGTGGGATTCAACCATTTCTCAATCCATTGATGCACCTTTTTCGGATAAGTTGATGATGTTTCAAACCAATAGTCTGACTGCAATTAGCATCGCTGGGTATGGTGCCGCCATTGGAGCAACTCTTAGAAAGGATTTAGACGGCCATTACACAAGACTAGTGGCTGAAATAATGCAATATGCAAATGATGGGATAAAATTGATGATTGAAAACCAATGGATGGAACAGCCACCGCAAAATATAGACAGGGAAGCTTTGAGAAACAGAAGGGTTTAA
- a CDS encoding YkuJ family protein gives MSQLLGIITRLQSLQENATSNEPNQRFFEVEGEKRCSVKYFDKTDTFELEVFQKDEKPQSYQFDNIDMIAIEIFDLLQ, from the coding sequence ATGTCACAGCTTTTAGGTATCATTACTAGACTTCAAAGTCTGCAAGAAAACGCGACTTCAAATGAACCCAACCAGCGCTTCTTTGAAGTAGAGGGTGAAAAACGTTGCAGTGTTAAATACTTTGATAAAACCGATACGTTCGAATTAGAAGTATTTCAAAAAGATGAAAAGCCTCAATCTTATCAATTTGACAATATCGATATGATCGCAATTGAAATTTTTGATTTGCTCCAATAA
- a CDS encoding MDR family MFS transporter: MTQAVLEKERIKKQPSNMKRPFVLAAVMLAMFMAAIEATIVSTAMPAIVGELGGFSLYSWIFSSYLLMNAVTVLIYGKLSDLFGRKPVLIFGISVFLVGSILCGLVNSMEWLIAARFVQGFGAGAVMPVASTIVGDIYSKEERAKIQGYLSSVWGISAIMGPAIGGLLVQFVSWRFVFWINIPLGLLAIAGLVLYLHEDVERKKHSIDYKGAFLLFASICTAMVVLVEGGIRWPWLSTQILFLTAAAILSFVLFIRQEKCAKEPMMPFEIWREKSIFIANMTSLTTGVMLIGISSFLPAFVQAVMGQTPIVAGFTLTAMSIGWPIAATASGNLLLKIGFRTTSVIGGIALIAGSLVFFNLSPDDGPLWAALGSFIVGIGMGMTTTAFIVSIQSTVSWEQRGSATAANMFMRTLGNTIGAALLGGILNTRLQSYFNKQGINESVNLDSVNQLLSSESASKLSNEAIQALKAGLTQSLHSVYMVVFAFAIISFLLVLNLPKERKKA, from the coding sequence ATGACACAGGCAGTACTTGAAAAAGAACGAATCAAAAAGCAACCATCCAATATGAAGCGTCCCTTCGTTCTTGCGGCTGTCATGCTTGCTATGTTTATGGCAGCGATTGAGGCGACAATTGTATCCACCGCCATGCCTGCGATTGTAGGCGAGCTTGGAGGCTTCTCTCTTTACAGCTGGATTTTTTCTTCTTATTTGCTGATGAATGCCGTGACGGTTTTAATTTATGGAAAGCTTTCTGATTTATTCGGGCGAAAGCCAGTATTGATATTTGGGATTTCCGTTTTTTTAGTCGGCTCCATTTTATGTGGACTGGTGAATTCAATGGAATGGCTGATTGCAGCGAGATTTGTCCAGGGATTTGGTGCAGGAGCTGTCATGCCGGTAGCGTCAACGATTGTAGGGGATATTTATTCGAAGGAAGAGCGGGCCAAGATACAGGGGTATTTATCCAGCGTTTGGGGAATCTCAGCAATCATGGGCCCGGCAATAGGAGGATTGCTCGTCCAATTTGTCAGCTGGCGATTTGTGTTTTGGATAAACATTCCGCTTGGGCTATTGGCGATAGCTGGATTGGTGCTGTATCTCCATGAAGATGTGGAGCGGAAAAAGCATTCGATTGACTACAAAGGCGCTTTCCTCTTATTTGCGTCAATATGTACAGCAATGGTCGTTCTTGTTGAAGGCGGCATCAGATGGCCGTGGCTGTCAACTCAAATTCTTTTTCTGACTGCTGCAGCCATTCTTTCTTTTGTCCTATTTATTCGACAAGAAAAATGTGCGAAAGAGCCTATGATGCCTTTTGAAATTTGGAGAGAGAAAAGCATCTTTATTGCGAATATGACATCGCTGACTACCGGTGTCATGCTGATTGGCATTTCTTCCTTTTTACCGGCATTTGTCCAGGCAGTAATGGGACAAACCCCAATCGTCGCAGGTTTTACACTAACAGCAATGTCGATTGGATGGCCGATTGCTGCCACTGCATCGGGCAATCTGCTGTTGAAAATTGGGTTTCGGACAACCTCTGTTATAGGGGGAATCGCCCTGATTGCAGGAAGTCTTGTATTTTTTAATTTAAGCCCTGATGATGGCCCATTATGGGCAGCCCTAGGGTCGTTTATTGTCGGGATTGGCATGGGGATGACGACGACAGCATTTATTGTCTCCATTCAAAGTACAGTCAGCTGGGAGCAAAGAGGATCAGCGACAGCGGCAAATATGTTTATGAGAACGCTTGGCAATACAATTGGAGCAGCCCTTTTAGGCGGGATTTTAAATACAAGGCTACAATCCTATTTTAACAAACAGGGAATTAATGAATCGGTCAATTTGGATTCCGTGAATCAGCTGTTAAGCTCTGAGTCTGCATCCAAGCTTTCAAACGAGGCTATTCAGGCGTTAAAAGCCGGTTTGACGCAATCCCTTCACAGTGTTTACATGGTTGTTTTTGCGTTTGCAATCATCAGTTTTCTGCTGGTTTTAAATTTGCCTAAAGAAAGAAAAAAAGCGTAG
- a CDS encoding LysR family transcriptional regulator, whose product MQLTELRMLVVLSEEMNMRKASERLFVSQPALSQRLQSIEKSWGFQIFIRSQKGLTLTPSGEKIVAFAKEVTKKEEKLREEISELEGEVHGTLKIAVASIIGQHWLPNILKQYVNKYPHAKISLITGWSSEILKSMYEDHVHIGIIRGNPEWKGVKQHLLTDTLYLVDTEIQKVEDLIETERPFIQFKSDSSYYQEIQDWWHKHFQSSPKRTIVVDQIETCKQMAYNGIGYAILPSVTLLDDERDIYKIPLLNEHGEPIVRDTWLLGFESSFKLKQVQAFLDVLKENNKEIH is encoded by the coding sequence ATGCAATTAACCGAATTGAGAATGCTTGTTGTTCTGTCAGAGGAAATGAATATGCGAAAAGCATCTGAACGGCTGTTTGTCTCCCAGCCTGCGTTGTCTCAAAGACTTCAGTCGATTGAGAAATCATGGGGGTTTCAGATTTTTATCCGCTCTCAAAAGGGACTCACTCTCACTCCTTCAGGAGAAAAAATTGTGGCCTTTGCAAAAGAAGTAACAAAAAAAGAAGAGAAACTGAGAGAAGAAATATCAGAGCTTGAAGGAGAGGTTCATGGAACGCTCAAGATAGCTGTTGCGTCAATTATTGGACAGCACTGGCTTCCTAACATCTTAAAGCAATATGTCAATAAATACCCGCATGCAAAAATATCGCTCATAACAGGCTGGAGCAGTGAAATATTGAAAAGCATGTACGAGGACCATGTTCACATCGGCATCATCAGGGGAAATCCTGAGTGGAAAGGCGTCAAACAGCATTTACTGACAGATACTCTGTATTTAGTAGACACTGAAATTCAGAAGGTTGAGGACCTTATTGAAACAGAAAGACCTTTTATTCAATTTAAAAGCGATTCATCTTACTATCAGGAAATTCAGGATTGGTGGCACAAGCATTTTCAAAGCAGTCCGAAGCGCACCATTGTTGTCGATCAAATCGAAACGTGCAAACAAATGGCATACAATGGCATCGGCTACGCCATTCTGCCATCCGTCACACTGCTTGATGATGAACGGGATATTTATAAAATACCGCTGCTGAATGAACACGGCGAGCCAATTGTCAGGGATACGTGGCTGCTTGGATTTGAATCTTCTTTTAAGTTAAAGCAGGTTCAGGCATTTCTTGATGTTTTAAAAGAGAATAATAAAGAGATTCATTAA
- the abbA gene encoding antirepressor AbbA, which yields MNSAVEILSSDDQKFLVELLLKQQYALELISSEIYEIESGTKQTDNATYQKLVSLYDRIRFEL from the coding sequence ATGAATTCTGCAGTCGAAATACTCTCATCAGACGATCAAAAATTTTTAGTGGAGCTTTTGCTTAAACAGCAATATGCACTAGAACTGATCAGCAGCGAAATTTATGAAATCGAGAGCGGCACCAAACAAACAGATAACGCAACGTATCAGAAGCTCGTAAGCTTGTATGACCGAATCAGATTTGAACTATAG
- a CDS encoding glutaredoxin domain-containing protein: MSQSKRVEVYTQPDCPPCQIVKQYLDHHKIDYLVFDVSEDANARNKMVNEFKSYSTPTVTVDGEIVAGFDLQKLDKLLGLS, from the coding sequence ATGTCACAGAGTAAACGTGTTGAAGTTTATACACAGCCTGACTGTCCGCCTTGTCAGATTGTGAAGCAATATTTAGATCATCATAAGATTGACTATTTGGTATTTGACGTTTCGGAAGATGCCAATGCCAGAAACAAAATGGTTAACGAGTTTAAGTCATATTCAACCCCAACTGTTACAGTTGATGGGGAAATTGTAGCAGGTTTTGACCTGCAGAAGCTTGATAAATTGCTTGGTCTTTCATAA
- a CDS encoding flavodoxin: MGKTAIIYASMSGNTEAIADLIEKGLKEAGAEAEKFEAMDIDGSVFTKYNHLLIGAYTWGDGELPDEIMDLYDEMDDYDFSDKTIALFGSGDTAYDIFCGAVDLLAEKIQENKGSLAIESLKIECFPDGEQEDACLEFGRQFARFIQSAVRS, from the coding sequence ATGGGGAAAACAGCAATTATCTATGCAAGCATGTCAGGCAACACGGAAGCCATTGCCGATTTAATTGAAAAAGGATTAAAAGAAGCGGGTGCAGAAGCAGAGAAGTTTGAAGCAATGGATATTGACGGCTCTGTTTTCACAAAATATAATCACTTATTGATTGGTGCTTACACATGGGGAGACGGGGAGCTGCCTGATGAAATCATGGATCTTTATGATGAGATGGACGATTATGATTTTTCGGATAAAACCATCGCTTTATTTGGTTCCGGCGATACGGCTTATGATATTTTTTGCGGTGCGGTTGATCTGCTTGCTGAAAAAATTCAGGAAAATAAAGGCTCTCTAGCGATTGAAAGCCTTAAGATTGAGTGTTTTCCAGATGGTGAGCAGGAAGATGCGTGTTTGGAATTTGGTCGTCAATTTGCTCGCTTCATCCAATCTGCCGTGCGCTCATAA
- a CDS encoding VOC family protein — protein MSLSIVKLHHIQLCAPFEKAEKAREFYLGKLGFQEINKPESLIKNGGFWCKAGNVELHIGLEEMEETKSKRHPAFQVEDLEASRCLLVKNNIKIQEETEIPGIQRLSFFDPFGNRIELLQIQKSEA, from the coding sequence ATGAGTTTGTCGATTGTAAAGCTGCATCATATCCAGCTGTGTGCACCATTTGAAAAAGCAGAAAAAGCGCGTGAATTTTACTTAGGAAAATTGGGTTTCCAAGAAATTAATAAACCCGAATCTCTTATTAAGAATGGCGGGTTCTGGTGCAAAGCGGGAAATGTGGAGCTCCATATTGGGCTTGAGGAAATGGAAGAGACTAAAAGCAAACGCCATCCTGCCTTTCAGGTAGAGGATCTGGAAGCTTCAAGATGTTTGCTTGTAAAAAATAATATCAAAATTCAAGAAGAAACAGAGATTCCCGGAATTCAGCGGCTTTCTTTTTTTGATCCTTTTGGAAATAGGATAGAGCTGCTTCAAATACAGAAAAGCGAAGCTTAA
- a CDS encoding exo-alpha-sialidase, producing MLHRGATAVEKVQGSGYFVAIKNEGLYFFDGHDHWERLLRIDKKIRCLKMLGSYLFGVGEEGFIFRMNTSDLTSTEAYLPTTAAIWSIAGDDHGTVIIHGKHTIYQSNDSGRSWKGFKPFKHFSSKPVIRSLYLHENQLFIGTQIHAEHGGLWKYDHNHGSFARIKKEAYSMISSIAVDKNRNLLICRGSAKGHAGSIEMAKLNDGNNLNWVSCQNIYSEEAFLDVFCDETITYAASSQDKYGFSRIYALNEDTMALFPAETLKGHAFRVAGSGRSFFAAGLHESKQGDLYGYSAVVH from the coding sequence ATGCTTCATAGAGGTGCGACAGCAGTCGAAAAAGTACAGGGGAGCGGATATTTTGTTGCAATAAAAAATGAAGGGCTTTATTTTTTTGACGGCCATGATCACTGGGAAAGGCTTCTGAGAATTGATAAGAAAATCCGCTGCTTAAAAATGCTTGGTTCTTATTTATTCGGGGTCGGTGAAGAAGGCTTTATTTTCCGTATGAATACATCTGATTTGACAAGCACTGAAGCATACCTTCCGACAACAGCAGCCATTTGGTCCATTGCAGGCGATGATCACGGAACGGTCATCATTCATGGAAAGCATACGATTTATCAGTCAAATGACAGCGGGAGATCATGGAAAGGCTTTAAGCCATTTAAGCACTTTTCCTCAAAACCTGTTATCAGATCACTCTATCTGCATGAAAATCAGCTTTTTATCGGCACGCAGATTCATGCAGAGCATGGGGGCCTGTGGAAATATGATCATAATCATGGCTCCTTTGCAAGAATTAAAAAGGAAGCTTACTCCATGATTTCTTCAATAGCGGTTGATAAAAATAGGAACCTTCTTATCTGCAGAGGCTCTGCAAAAGGCCATGCAGGAAGTATTGAAATGGCTAAACTAAATGATGGGAATAACCTCAACTGGGTCAGCTGTCAAAATATCTACAGCGAGGAAGCCTTTTTGGATGTTTTTTGTGATGAAACGATCACGTACGCAGCGTCAAGCCAGGATAAGTACGGCTTTTCCAGGATATACGCATTAAATGAAGATACCATGGCTCTTTTTCCTGCAGAAACATTAAAAGGGCATGCGTTCAGGGTTGCAGGCAGCGGACGTTCTTTTTTCGCGGCAGGCCTGCATGAAAGCAAACAGGGTGACTTGTACGGTTATTCAGCAGTGGTCCATTAA
- a CDS encoding MBL fold metallo-hydrolase, whose amino-acid sequence MSLVTKIDERLAIIDSHDLGMTGRTSSYVLLEEDITLFEPSSSPSVPHIKNGLKELRINLEDISNIIVTHIHLDHAGGAGLLLESCPKAKVIVHPKGAKHLINPSRLIAGAKAVYGDKFEELFSPIVPIPEDRIVIKEDGESLRIGRDSVLTFYDTPGHANHHFSILDHKSNSMFTGDTIGIFYQELLPDGLEFYLPSTSPNQFDPEAMEKSAAFYERMKLNALNFSHYGVSTNPNHAINAMRKWLPIFLECAQKGMELSKPFSLENAAEHVKIELQNQVFSFLDQQGISRSHRVYNILALDLSVCAMGLVDACYKKMKSGT is encoded by the coding sequence ATGTCGCTTGTAACCAAAATTGATGAACGTTTAGCAATCATTGATAGTCATGATTTAGGGATGACGGGTCGGACAAGTTCCTATGTATTACTTGAAGAGGATATCACACTCTTTGAGCCTTCATCAAGTCCTTCTGTCCCACATATTAAAAATGGGTTAAAGGAACTCCGTATAAATCTTGAAGATATATCCAATATCATTGTTACACACATTCACCTAGATCACGCTGGGGGCGCGGGTTTGCTGCTTGAAAGCTGTCCAAAAGCAAAAGTGATTGTGCATCCGAAAGGCGCAAAACATTTAATTAATCCCTCGCGTTTAATTGCTGGGGCAAAAGCGGTGTACGGAGATAAATTTGAAGAATTATTTTCACCGATTGTACCGATTCCAGAAGATCGCATCGTAATAAAAGAGGACGGAGAATCACTCCGGATTGGCCGCGATTCAGTCCTTACATTTTATGATACACCGGGACACGCCAATCATCACTTCAGTATTCTTGACCATAAAAGCAACAGCATGTTCACAGGCGATACAATCGGAATATTTTACCAGGAGCTGCTGCCAGATGGTCTTGAATTTTATTTGCCTTCTACCTCACCGAACCAGTTCGATCCGGAAGCTATGGAAAAATCAGCTGCATTTTATGAAAGAATGAAACTAAATGCCCTTAATTTCAGTCACTACGGCGTCAGTACAAATCCCAATCACGCCATAAACGCGATGAGAAAATGGCTTCCTATTTTCCTCGAATGTGCACAAAAAGGAATGGAACTCTCCAAACCTTTTTCTTTAGAAAATGCAGCAGAGCATGTTAAAATAGAGCTTCAAAATCAAGTGTTTTCTTTCCTGGATCAACAGGGAATTTCCAGGTCTCACCGCGTGTATAATATATTAGCATTAGATTTATCGGTCTGTGCCATGGGTCTTGTTGATGCATGTTATAAAAAAATGAAATCAGGTACATAA
- the cbpB gene encoding cyclic-di-AMP-binding protein CbpB: protein MISLHTTKLLNDSTIEEYMIPADKVAHVQVGNNLEHALLVLTKTGYTAVPVLDPFFKLHGLLGTNMMMDAILGLQRIEFEKLEVMKVEEAMNSDIPSLLLNDPLSKGLDLVIDHSFVCVVDAEGVFEGILTRRAILKELKKQMKINDN from the coding sequence TTGATTAGTCTACATACAACCAAATTATTAAATGATTCAACAATAGAAGAGTATATGATTCCAGCTGATAAAGTTGCGCATGTGCAAGTGGGGAATAACCTTGAGCACGCCCTTCTGGTTCTGACAAAAACGGGATATACAGCGGTACCTGTGCTTGATCCTTTTTTCAAGCTTCACGGGCTGCTCGGCACAAATATGATGATGGATGCGATTCTTGGCCTCCAGAGAATCGAATTTGAAAAGCTTGAAGTGATGAAAGTCGAAGAAGCGATGAATTCTGATATCCCGAGTCTCTTACTGAATGATCCACTGTCTAAAGGATTAGATTTAGTCATCGACCATTCTTTTGTCTGCGTAGTGGATGCGGAAGGTGTGTTTGAAGGGATTTTGACAAGACGCGCCATTTTAAAAGAATTGAAAAAACAAATGAAAATAAATGACAATTAA
- a CDS encoding sulfite exporter TauE/SafE family protein: MEWPIFFIGIAATFIGTLAGSGGMINMPLMLLYGLPVHTIISSNKFANTLSSFSSFYVLLKKREIHFKEILYTAPFTISGGIAGAYFTSRINENTMTYIALFLLIFALGLNFLRKPKEQNSGESKIKKRLYPLVFGIGAYDGMFGPGQGTLLMYTFLHQGFSYIKSVAFTRFQTFLSCSGAFATYAMAGIMNWTIALSLAAGSIIGAQLAVRFARKLSFAHASWLIRLITVLIIIQLFYNLIF, from the coding sequence ATGGAATGGCCGATTTTTTTCATTGGAATTGCAGCGACATTTATCGGAACTCTTGCGGGCAGCGGAGGCATGATCAATATGCCGCTCATGCTGCTTTATGGCTTGCCTGTTCATACAATCATCTCCTCAAATAAATTTGCCAATACTTTGAGCTCCTTTTCAAGCTTTTATGTGCTGCTGAAGAAACGGGAAATTCATTTTAAAGAGATTTTGTATACAGCCCCTTTTACAATATCAGGAGGAATTGCCGGAGCTTATTTCACGAGCAGGATTAATGAGAACACGATGACATACATCGCTCTTTTTCTGTTGATCTTCGCATTGGGATTAAATTTTTTAAGAAAGCCCAAGGAACAAAACTCGGGGGAGAGCAAAATTAAAAAAAGACTCTATCCTCTTGTCTTTGGGATCGGCGCTTATGACGGCATGTTCGGACCAGGTCAGGGCACTCTTCTGATGTACACATTCCTTCATCAGGGTTTTTCGTACATTAAATCCGTTGCGTTTACAAGATTTCAAACGTTTTTAAGCTGCTCTGGCGCATTTGCCACATATGCAATGGCCGGAATCATGAACTGGACGATCGCTTTGAGTCTGGCGGCGGGAAGCATTATTGGTGCACAGCTTGCAGTGAGGTTTGCGAGAAAGCTCAGTTTTGCCCATGCCTCTTGGCTGATACGGCTGATCACTGTCCTGATCATCATCCAGTTATTTTATAATCTTATTTTTTAG
- a CDS encoding ribonuclease H-like YkuK family protein, with translation MTDHFIFYNVSEGSMSFETMIQRIKTFISNDPRSEYILSIGTDSQVHQHDTKFITAVHVHRVGKGAWGCLKNTVIPRPIDSLHEKISMETTLSQELAYAFTTSYLSELAEILIPFSDEGADLLFEIHLDIGRKGLTKDLIQEMTGRIQAMGIEAKIKPDSYTAFSYANRFTK, from the coding sequence ATGACTGATCACTTTATCTTTTATAATGTGTCTGAAGGAAGTATGTCATTTGAAACTATGATCCAAAGAATTAAAACGTTCATTTCAAATGATCCGCGTTCTGAATATATATTGTCCATCGGAACGGATTCTCAAGTGCATCAGCACGATACCAAGTTTATAACAGCAGTGCATGTTCACCGTGTTGGAAAAGGGGCATGGGGCTGTTTAAAAAATACGGTCATCCCAAGACCGATTGATAGCCTGCATGAAAAAATTTCAATGGAAACAACATTAAGTCAGGAACTTGCTTATGCTTTTACAACAAGCTATCTTTCAGAGCTTGCAGAAATTCTGATTCCTTTTTCAGATGAAGGGGCAGATCTGCTGTTTGAAATTCATCTTGATATTGGGAGAAAAGGACTAACTAAAGACCTGATCCAGGAGATGACAGGCAGAATTCAGGCGATGGGAATAGAGGCTAAAATAAAGCCTGATTCCTATACTGCATTCAGCTATGCCAATCGATTCACAAAATAA